Proteins encoded by one window of Bacteroidota bacterium:
- a CDS encoding hydroxymethylglutaryl-CoA lyase: MPEKIKLVECPRDAMQGIHEFISTEKKVAYINQLLKVGFDTIDFGSFVSPKAIPQMADTAEVLNQLDLSGSKSKLLAIIGNVRGAEDAVKFERINYLGFPFSISETFQQRNINSSITESVDRVKEIKQLCDDNGKQLMIYISMGFGNPYGDPWSAEVAAEWVEKMVQLNIKYISLADTIGIANPESIEYLFSYLIPKFPAVEFGAHLHTTPDAWLEKIDAAYKSGCRRFDGAIKGFGGCPMAADDLTGNMATENIIQYFRHEDIELNINLKEFRESVRKALLTFPV; encoded by the coding sequence ATGCCTGAGAAAATAAAATTAGTAGAATGTCCGCGCGATGCCATGCAGGGTATTCATGAATTTATTTCTACGGAAAAAAAGGTGGCATATATTAACCAATTATTAAAGGTTGGATTTGATACCATTGATTTCGGAAGTTTTGTCTCACCAAAAGCAATTCCGCAAATGGCGGATACAGCTGAGGTTTTAAATCAGTTGGACCTTTCAGGTAGCAAATCAAAATTACTCGCCATTATCGGAAATGTCCGAGGAGCGGAAGATGCTGTTAAATTTGAACGCATTAATTATCTGGGATTTCCTTTTTCCATTTCCGAAACATTTCAGCAGCGCAATATAAATTCTTCTATTACAGAAAGTGTTGACCGCGTTAAAGAAATAAAACAATTGTGTGATGATAATGGCAAACAATTAATGATCTATATTTCCATGGGTTTCGGTAATCCTTATGGTGATCCATGGAGTGCCGAAGTAGCTGCGGAGTGGGTGGAAAAAATGGTGCAGTTGAATATTAAATATATTTCACTTGCTGATACTATTGGAATTGCAAATCCTGAATCCATTGAATATTTATTTTCTTATTTAATTCCGAAATTTCCCGCAGTGGAATTTGGTGCACATTTACATACTACCCCCGATGCCTGGTTGGAAAAAATTGATGCAGCCTATAAAAGTGGATGCAGAAGATTTGATGGTGCAATAAAAGGTTTTGGTGGTTGTCCCATGGCTGCTGATGATCTCACAGGTAATATGGCTACTGAAAATATTATTCAATATTTCAGACATGAGGATATTGAATTGAATATTAATTTAAAAGAATTTCGCGAGAGTGTGCGGAAGGCGTTGCTGACGTTTCCCGTTTAG
- a CDS encoding transposase, protein MDNQSINKKHGLNTKPSGYKSPIEYPELFLHTHQLDLVGPRYIKGDGRYYSVNILDISSHTCFVEAVRTKASENILQAIASFWKIHGIPDALQMDNELAFRGSNRFPRSYGNVVRFALSLGVVVIFIPLGEPWRNGKIEQFNNTYQKKFVNTHTFKNLEDLSMQEQKFIQFHNSHHRYSAHGQKTPDQVKSLQLSPTYYNGTIHLPNLNPKIKIPLTEGNIFYIRFIRSDLKLHLANEVFIMKPELKYSYVVAIINIENQLLIIRQNDEIKEILHYPMTIKNK, encoded by the coding sequence ATGGACAATCAATCGATTAATAAAAAACATGGATTAAATACAAAGCCATCAGGTTATAAATCACCCATAGAATATCCTGAATTATTTCTTCATACCCATCAATTAGATCTGGTGGGGCCTAGATATATTAAAGGTGATGGAAGATACTATAGCGTCAATATTTTAGATATAAGTTCTCATACCTGTTTTGTAGAAGCTGTTCGCACAAAAGCATCAGAAAACATTCTTCAGGCCATTGCTTCCTTCTGGAAAATACATGGCATACCGGACGCTTTACAAATGGATAATGAATTAGCATTCCGGGGAAGCAACCGATTCCCCAGAAGCTATGGAAATGTTGTGCGCTTTGCTCTTAGCCTAGGGGTAGTCGTTATTTTTATTCCTTTAGGAGAACCTTGGAGAAACGGCAAGATCGAACAGTTTAATAATACTTATCAGAAGAAGTTTGTGAACACGCATACATTTAAAAATCTGGAAGATCTATCTATGCAAGAACAAAAATTTATACAGTTCCATAATAGTCATCATCGCTACAGCGCACACGGGCAAAAAACACCAGATCAAGTAAAATCGTTACAATTATCACCTACTTATTATAATGGCACGATACATCTGCCTAATCTTAACCCAAAAATTAAAATACCACTAACAGAAGGGAATATTTTTTATATCAGATTTATTCGAAGCGATCTAAAACTTCATTTGGCTAACGAGGTTTTCATTATGAAGCCTGAATTAAAGTACAGTTATGTTGTGGCCATAATTAATATTGAAAATCAATTGCTTATTATCCGCCAAAATGACGAAATAAAAGAGATACTTCATTATCCAATGACAATAAAAAATAAATAA
- a CDS encoding beta-lactamase family protein translates to MKKIVIFLFVMFSAIIVFTQNEYAEQIDNFFKKAQTNNFSGNVLVVHEGKIILKEGYGWKDRETEMPEDGNSVFDIGSITKQFTGAAILKLEMQGKLKTSDLLSKYFPEIPADKKNITLHHLLTHSAGFPGAVGDDFEQISSEDFMKRAFNEELLFTPGEMYEYSNVGFSILGILVEKLSGKTYEQFLHDEIFVPAGMLHTGYIIPQYDPNTLSVGYTSDGERWGTMPERFNGISPGWHLKANGGILSTLDDMYNWTLALEGEKILNNAAKEKYFTPHIKEYPDGDTYYGYGWVIMDSPEGKMIWHNGGNGISLSTFMGFNQQTKTCVIVNVNIGGKVSDDYALKIYDILRGINEVPDPELIKKSNGIYALDEASKITVEFDEFDRLIVLYSTPAAFNVLISDGTEKKEIVEKYNSKTQEMLSGLFSENYQLIADAWDMPAEEFANGPGEMWKQTTKENGGFINTEILGTAFRPQMNIYITVARINFKEDVVYMMYVWNDQTLRDARELETPDKMFEWENNNIFSAPNNNKKIVLEDGSLKIVSEMGVTTAKKIDN, encoded by the coding sequence ATGAAAAAAATAGTAATTTTTCTCTTCGTAATGTTTTCTGCAATTATTGTATTTACTCAAAATGAATATGCAGAGCAAATAGATAATTTTTTCAAAAAAGCGCAAACCAATAATTTTTCGGGAAATGTATTGGTGGTGCATGAGGGGAAAATTATTTTGAAGGAAGGTTATGGGTGGAAGGATAGAGAAACGGAAATGCCGGAAGATGGGAATTCGGTGTTTGATATTGGTTCTATCACCAAACAATTTACCGGTGCAGCAATTTTGAAATTGGAGATGCAAGGTAAATTAAAAACCTCTGATCTGCTGAGTAAATATTTTCCGGAAATTCCTGCGGATAAAAAGAATATTACCTTACATCATTTACTGACACATTCAGCGGGATTTCCGGGAGCCGTTGGTGATGATTTCGAACAAATCAGTTCCGAAGATTTTATGAAACGCGCATTTAACGAAGAATTACTTTTTACCCCCGGCGAAATGTATGAATATTCAAATGTTGGATTTTCAATTTTAGGAATCTTAGTGGAAAAATTGTCAGGCAAAACATACGAACAATTTTTGCATGATGAAATATTTGTTCCTGCAGGAATGTTGCATACAGGATATATAATTCCACAATATGATCCTAATACACTGAGTGTAGGTTATACTTCAGATGGTGAAAGATGGGGAACTATGCCGGAGCGGTTTAATGGAATTAGTCCGGGTTGGCATTTAAAAGCTAACGGTGGTATTTTGAGCACTTTGGATGATATGTATAATTGGACGTTGGCATTGGAAGGAGAGAAAATTTTAAATAATGCGGCAAAAGAAAAATATTTTACACCTCATATTAAAGAATATCCTGATGGAGATACTTATTACGGATATGGTTGGGTAATAATGGATTCACCGGAGGGTAAAATGATATGGCACAATGGTGGCAATGGAATTTCGCTGAGCACTTTTATGGGATTTAATCAGCAAACAAAAACCTGTGTTATTGTGAATGTAAATATCGGCGGAAAAGTATCTGATGATTATGCATTAAAAATATATGATATTTTAAGGGGAATTAATGAAGTGCCCGATCCGGAATTGATTAAAAAAAGCAATGGTATTTATGCTCTTGATGAAGCGTCAAAAATAACAGTGGAATTTGATGAGTTCGACAGATTAATTGTTCTTTATTCAACACCCGCTGCATTTAATGTATTGATAAGTGATGGCACTGAAAAAAAAGAAATTGTTGAAAAATACAATAGCAAAACTCAGGAAATGCTCAGCGGATTATTTTCCGAAAATTACCAATTAATTGCTGATGCCTGGGATATGCCCGCAGAAGAATTCGCCAACGGTCCTGGTGAAATGTGGAAACAAACCACCAAGGAAAATGGAGGATTTATTAATACTGAAATATTAGGCACTGCATTCCGCCCTCAAATGAATATTTATATTACAGTAGCAAGAATAAATTTTAAAGAGGATGTTGTATATATGATGTATGTCTGGAATGATCAAACTCTGCGCGATGCCCGCGAATTGGAAACGCCGGATAAAATGTTTGAATGGGAAAATAATAATATTTTTTCCGCACCAAATAATAATAAAAAGATCGTTTTGGAGGATGGAAGTTTGAAGATCGTTTCTGAAATGGGGGTTACGACTGCGAAAAAAATTGACAATTGA
- a CDS encoding CotH kinase family protein, whose translation MRQVLFLLLALLGTQVYSQVVINEYSASNWKQFQDNHNDYEDWFELYNVGGLDVDLSGYHLSDDDDELNKWTIPAGTIIAANDFILIWCSGRDVVEGDNFHVNFRLTQTKNNPDQIILSDAGLNIIDSLTMDFTLTHNARARSVDGSANWKVCTDPTPGATNNTALMFSAYSDRPEMNLAGGFYNTPVYVSISTIEPSGEIHFTLDGTEPKLNDPIYTDSILIENTTVLKARTFSPDPNILPGKIQFNTYFINVSHTMSVVSIAADTLLELANGDQDLEPIGSIEIFGADLDSKTRSYGELNSHGQDSWANDQRSIDWVSRDEFGYSNALKEKFFDVSERDEFQRMIFRAAGDDNYPAAHHSENEGSAHMRDDYIQMLAKNDDLLLDVRTSARCIVYLNGEYWGVYSFREKTDDHDFTEFYYNQGKYDLQYQMTWGDTWSEYGGIATENAWDDLRDLADDNDLTIDSNYEKVTDLLDIYSLVDYMCVNTSSVCKDWLIYNTAVWRGFNPEGTHHKWGYTLWDLDATFGFYINYSGVPTVGPEALPCDVDVYDPTWFPPSYFDGEGHVRLMNKLRTNPEFEQFYLSRYTDLYNTTFSCENMLYSLDSMMAVIEPEMAMHAERWYGTYDEWHENFMELRSWIEERCALLYTGMSDCYELTGPYDVTFNVEPPGAGHIKINTLTHYDLPWNGTYFGGMENKLIAYSNDMGAYVFDHWEANHATFSPGWDSTMTTLTQSDTITAFFRVPTSIEEIQTIPLSVYPTVFTNGIIINFELTESVPVSFNLFNNLGQKIATKIVSDNTNPGQHFIAWDLTDLNLSFGVYLVEFVAGDYRKSVKVVGGK comes from the coding sequence ATGCGTCAGGTACTTTTTCTCCTCTTAGCCCTTTTAGGTACTCAGGTTTATAGTCAGGTAGTTATTAATGAATATTCAGCATCCAATTGGAAACAATTTCAGGATAATCATAACGACTATGAGGATTGGTTCGAACTTTATAATGTTGGCGGATTGGATGTTGATCTTAGTGGTTATCATTTGAGTGACGACGATGATGAATTAAATAAATGGACAATTCCGGCAGGAACTATAATTGCTGCAAACGATTTTATTTTAATTTGGTGCTCTGGCAGAGATGTAGTGGAAGGTGATAATTTCCATGTAAATTTCAGACTTACACAAACCAAAAATAATCCCGATCAAATTATTTTATCGGATGCGGGTTTAAATATTATAGATTCGCTTACTATGGATTTTACACTCACGCATAATGCAAGAGCGAGAAGTGTGGATGGATCTGCAAATTGGAAAGTTTGTACAGATCCAACTCCGGGTGCTACAAATAATACGGCTTTAATGTTTTCCGCATATAGCGACAGGCCGGAAATGAATTTAGCAGGAGGTTTTTATAATACACCCGTATATGTTAGTATCTCAACCATTGAACCAAGTGGAGAAATTCATTTTACTTTAGATGGAACAGAACCAAAATTAAATGACCCGATATACACAGATTCTATTTTAATTGAAAATACAACGGTATTAAAAGCAAGAACTTTTTCTCCTGATCCAAATATACTTCCGGGTAAAATTCAGTTTAACACCTATTTTATTAATGTAAGTCATACCATGAGTGTGGTATCGATTGCTGCTGATACTTTATTGGAATTGGCAAATGGTGATCAGGACCTGGAACCGATAGGTTCTATTGAAATATTCGGTGCGGATCTCGATAGTAAAACAAGATCTTACGGCGAATTAAATTCGCATGGACAAGACAGCTGGGCAAATGATCAGCGCAGTATAGATTGGGTGAGCAGAGATGAGTTTGGATATAGCAATGCATTAAAAGAAAAGTTTTTTGATGTATCGGAGAGAGATGAATTTCAGAGAATGATTTTTCGTGCTGCAGGAGATGATAATTATCCTGCCGCACATCATTCAGAAAATGAAGGAAGTGCACATATGCGCGATGATTATATTCAGATGCTTGCAAAAAATGATGATCTTTTATTGGATGTAAGAACATCAGCAAGATGTATCGTTTATTTAAATGGTGAATATTGGGGAGTTTATTCATTCCGTGAAAAAACGGATGATCATGATTTTACGGAATTTTATTACAATCAGGGAAAATATGATCTGCAATATCAAATGACATGGGGAGATACCTGGAGTGAATATGGAGGAATAGCAACTGAAAATGCATGGGACGATCTTCGTGATCTTGCAGATGATAATGATCTTACCATTGACAGCAATTATGAAAAGGTGACCGATCTTTTAGATATTTATAGTCTTGTAGATTACATGTGTGTTAATACTTCTTCTGTTTGTAAAGATTGGTTGATATATAACACTGCAGTTTGGCGCGGATTTAATCCTGAAGGAACGCATCATAAATGGGGTTATACTTTATGGGATCTTGATGCAACTTTTGGATTTTATATTAATTATTCCGGTGTTCCAACCGTTGGTCCGGAAGCATTGCCATGTGATGTTGATGTATACGATCCTACCTGGTTTCCACCGAGTTATTTTGATGGAGAAGGTCATGTTCGTTTGATGAATAAATTGCGCACCAATCCCGAATTCGAACAATTTTATTTATCGAGATATACCGATTTGTATAATACCACTTTCAGTTGTGAAAATATGTTGTATTCACTTGATAGCATGATGGCGGTGATAGAACCTGAAATGGCAATGCATGCAGAAAGATGGTACGGTACTTACGATGAATGGCATGAAAATTTTATGGAATTGCGCAGCTGGATAGAAGAACGTTGCGCATTATTATATACAGGCATGAGTGATTGTTACGAACTTACAGGACCTTACGATGTAACATTTAATGTAGAACCTCCGGGGGCAGGTCATATAAAAATAAATACACTTACGCATTATGATCTTCCCTGGAATGGAACTTATTTCGGAGGAATGGAAAATAAATTAATTGCATATTCCAATGATATGGGAGCTTATGTTTTTGATCACTGGGAAGCAAATCATGCAACATTTTCTCCTGGTTGGGATTCCACTATGACAACCTTAACTCAATCAGATACCATCACCGCATTTTTCAGAGTTCCGACAAGTATTGAGGAAATACAAACAATTCCATTATCCGTTTATCCAACAGTTTTCACCAACGGAATTATAATAAATTTCGAATTAACAGAAAGCGTTCCTGTATCATTTAATCTCTTCAATAATCTCGGCCAAAAGATCGCCACAAAAATTGTTTCCGATAACACAAATCCAGGACAACATTTTATTGCATGGGATCTTACTGATCTGAATTTATCATTCGGTGTTTATTTGGTGGAGTTTGTTGCGGGGGATTATAGGAAGAGCGTGAAGGTAGTGGGAGGGAAGTAG
- a CDS encoding mucoidy inhibitor MuiA family protein, whose translation MRILITGIIMLFTTQLFTQTKQNITSKIEKVIVFTNGAQINRTAKTNIETGKTEMVFTDISPYIDKQSIQVKGEGSFTIMSVGHQMNYLKVQAVSDEIQQLEKRKEELAEQITYNNSILNVYKQEQLLMEKNQSIGGSNVGVNTENLKAAADFQRTRLTEIYLKQNELNKKIKELNDESQKIAQQLNTLFAKKEKPTAEIHVIVSSKAATSGSFEISYYVLNAGWFANYDLRVDNINEPVEIYYKANVYQNSGEDWKDVKVTLSNGNPNESGVAPFLYPWRLYYGNAGYVQGKKQDYKNNGITVVRGKITDQNGDPLSFATVIVKGTTVGTVTDADGNYMLQLPQGSNYLVFSYIGYNTIELPISSNQVNVMMVESTNMLQEVTLRSNAVNSYGFSGDAKSLSNSQKIDLKTIALETNFEYKPTTFTYDITEPYTILNDGKVYTIDIKAVKVKADFEYFAVPKIDRDAFLTAKITDWQDLNLLTGEANLFFEGAYLGKTILDIAYAKDTLSISLGRDKGVIIQRNKLKEFTQRQFIGTNKKEIIAYEIVIKNNKQQPIKIVIQDQFPIATENDMIVEKMDFSGGKIEEETQIITWELNLNAKEEKKLLLQYNVKYPKDKVLLIE comes from the coding sequence ATGCGCATCCTCATTACCGGAATAATTATGCTGTTTACAACACAGCTCTTTACTCAAACCAAACAAAACATAACTTCTAAAATTGAAAAAGTAATTGTGTTTACCAACGGTGCACAAATTAACAGAACTGCCAAAACAAATATTGAAACCGGCAAAACGGAAATGGTGTTTACTGATATCTCTCCCTATATCGACAAACAAAGTATACAAGTTAAAGGGGAAGGCTCCTTTACAATTATGTCGGTGGGACATCAAATGAATTATCTCAAAGTGCAGGCGGTATCGGATGAGATACAACAACTGGAAAAAAGAAAGGAGGAGTTGGCAGAACAAATTACTTATAACAACTCGATATTAAATGTTTATAAGCAGGAACAACTTTTGATGGAAAAAAATCAGAGTATTGGAGGAAGTAATGTGGGTGTGAATACGGAGAATTTAAAAGCAGCTGCTGACTTCCAGCGCACGCGATTGACAGAAATATATCTGAAACAAAATGAACTCAATAAAAAAATAAAAGAGCTCAACGACGAATCTCAAAAAATAGCTCAACAACTAAATACACTTTTTGCAAAAAAGGAAAAACCCACCGCTGAAATTCATGTTATTGTATCTTCAAAGGCTGCAACATCCGGAAGTTTCGAGATCAGTTATTATGTTCTTAATGCAGGATGGTTTGCGAATTACGATCTGCGTGTAGATAATATTAATGAACCTGTGGAAATTTATTACAAGGCGAATGTTTATCAAAACAGCGGGGAAGATTGGAAGGATGTTAAAGTTACTTTAAGTAATGGAAATCCAAATGAAAGTGGAGTTGCTCCATTTTTATATCCATGGAGATTGTATTATGGAAATGCAGGTTATGTGCAAGGAAAAAAACAGGATTATAAAAATAATGGAATTACTGTTGTAAGAGGTAAAATAACAGACCAGAATGGCGACCCTTTATCATTTGCAACAGTAATTGTTAAAGGAACAACAGTAGGAACTGTAACAGATGCCGACGGTAATTATATGTTACAATTACCGCAAGGATCAAATTATCTTGTTTTTAGTTATATAGGTTACAATACTATAGAATTACCAATTTCCTCTAATCAGGTAAATGTTATGATGGTTGAAAGTACAAATATGCTTCAGGAAGTTACCCTCAGAAGTAACGCTGTTAATTCTTATGGTTTTAGTGGCGATGCAAAGAGTTTATCAAACTCTCAAAAGATCGACCTCAAAACGATCGCTCTCGAAACAAATTTTGAATATAAACCTACAACATTTACTTATGATATAACAGAACCGTATACCATTTTAAATGATGGAAAAGTCTACACCATTGATATAAAAGCTGTAAAAGTAAAAGCTGATTTCGAATATTTTGCAGTTCCTAAAATCGACAGAGATGCATTCCTCACTGCAAAAATAACCGACTGGCAGGATCTGAATTTATTGACCGGAGAAGCCAATTTATTTTTTGAAGGAGCTTATCTCGGTAAAACAATTTTAGATATTGCCTATGCAAAAGATACTTTGAGTATTTCTTTGGGAAGAGATAAGGGTGTGATAATTCAACGCAATAAATTAAAAGAATTTACGCAACGACAATTTATTGGCACAAATAAAAAAGAAATTATAGCCTATGAGATCGTGATCAAAAACAATAAACAACAGCCCATAAAAATTGTAATTCAGGATCAATTCCCAATTGCCACTGAAAATGATATGATAGTAGAAAAAATGGATTTCAGTGGTGGAAAAATAGAAGAAGAAACACAAATAATAACCTGGGAACTGAATCTCAACGCCAAAGAGGAGAAAAAATTATTGTTGCAGTATAATGTGAAGTATCCGAAGGATAAGGTGCTTCTTATTGAATAG
- a CDS encoding Lrp/AsnC family transcriptional regulator: MPQSNLLSMQLDELDYKVLELLIKDGRKSFTELAEELNVSVGTVRNRFNLFVEENLLTIIGRVNPEKIGFHTYAQILIKVRPVDRVSEVAERIATLPEVSFLAMTTGAYDLEVNVMCRDNDHLVQLMTTQITKMDGIYESSTNIYFKVYKYAQPDLYLLKSKEDMQAIDQVEE, encoded by the coding sequence ATGCCACAATCAAACCTTTTAAGTATGCAGCTCGACGAATTGGATTACAAAGTTTTGGAATTATTGATCAAAGACGGCAGGAAAAGTTTTACTGAATTGGCAGAAGAACTCAATGTGTCCGTCGGCACAGTTCGCAACAGGTTTAATTTATTTGTAGAGGAAAATCTTCTGACCATAATTGGGCGCGTAAATCCTGAAAAAATTGGATTTCATACTTATGCCCAAATTTTAATAAAAGTGCGACCGGTGGATAGAGTTTCGGAAGTGGCTGAACGCATAGCAACTTTGCCCGAGGTGAGTTTTCTAGCTATGACTACCGGAGCATACGACCTCGAGGTTAATGTAATGTGCCGTGATAACGATCATCTGGTGCAGTTAATGACTACCCAGATCACCAAAATGGATGGCATTTATGAAAGTTCCACTAATATTTATTTCAAAGTATATAAATATGCTCAACCCGATCTTTATCTGCTGAAATCAAAAGAAGATATGCAGGCAATTGATCAGGTTGAGGAGTAA